The Methylomonas montana genome has a window encoding:
- a CDS encoding glycosyltransferase, translated as MNKIGLIVPTLNAGKLWGAWLQAFAAQTRKPDYLLLIDSSSSDDTVAQARELGFDVQVIAKAEFNHGSTRQSGVTSLADADIIVFLTQDALLASPDAIEKLVAAFDDKQVGAAYGRQLPHRDAGPIGAHARLFNYPAHSQVRGLADREQFGIKTVFISNSFAAYRRDALLEAGGFPIDTIMNEDTFVAGKMLLKGWKIAYRSDAQVFHSHDYGFVDEFKRYFDIGVFHAHTPWLQQTFGGASGEGLRFVVSEMRYLLQRAPWLIPSAIWRTGLKWLGYKLGGAMHQHLSRRINSYFSLHKAYWFRPCLENLGARTE; from the coding sequence ATGAATAAGATCGGCTTGATCGTGCCGACATTGAATGCCGGCAAACTCTGGGGAGCCTGGTTGCAGGCCTTCGCGGCACAAACACGAAAGCCCGATTATTTGTTACTGATCGACTCGTCGTCCAGCGACGATACGGTTGCCCAAGCGCGAGAACTGGGTTTTGACGTGCAGGTGATCGCCAAGGCTGAGTTTAACCACGGCAGTACTCGGCAATCGGGCGTGACCAGCCTGGCCGACGCCGACATCATCGTATTTCTGACTCAGGATGCCTTGTTGGCGAGTCCGGACGCGATCGAAAAGCTGGTGGCGGCGTTTGACGACAAGCAGGTGGGGGCGGCCTACGGCCGGCAATTGCCGCACCGCGATGCCGGACCGATCGGCGCGCACGCAAGATTATTTAATTATCCGGCTCACAGCCAAGTGCGTGGCCTGGCGGATCGCGAACAGTTTGGCATTAAAACGGTGTTTATTTCCAATTCTTTTGCCGCTTATCGGCGCGATGCGCTGTTAGAAGCGGGCGGCTTTCCGATCGATACCATCATGAACGAAGACACTTTCGTGGCCGGCAAGATGTTGCTGAAGGGTTGGAAAATTGCTTATCGCAGCGACGCACAAGTGTTTCATTCTCATGATTACGGTTTTGTCGATGAATTTAAGCGTTACTTCGATATTGGGGTTTTTCACGCCCACACACCGTGGCTGCAGCAGACTTTCGGCGGCGCGTCCGGCGAGGGTTTACGCTTCGTGGTTTCCGAGATGCGCTATCTGCTGCAACGTGCGCCTTGGCTGATCCCTTCCGCAATATGGCGTACCGGTTTGAAATGGTTGGGGTATAAATTGGGCGGCGCGATGCATCAACATTTGTCTCGGCGCATCAACAGCTATTTCAGTCTTCATAAAGCCTATTGGTTTCGTCCTTGTCTGGAAAATCTCGGAGCCAGGACGGAATAA
- a CDS encoding alpha/beta fold hydrolase, which yields MLQNRRRYFSFELGLLLILSACSSPATRLHDQAKQFGFQAVESAAAGFTLTSFKHLPASASKRLHVYLEGDGRPWERGLFPTADPTTRASAILKLMALDPEPALYLGRPCYNGHAGDQGCTHNLWTSARYGERVVTSMTQAIINFCDQHGYQEIVLIGHSGGGTLALLMAERLPQTVAVVTLAGNYDIDIWADHHGYQRLSESLNPATYNNAGIPEWHLLGKRDSNIPPDLFQEALQRRPNSRVQIVDADHSQGWQAIWPQVLQDLEQRR from the coding sequence ATGCTCCAAAACAGAAGACGATATTTTTCTTTTGAGCTGGGCTTGCTGCTGATACTGTCCGCTTGCAGCTCCCCTGCCACCCGTCTGCACGATCAAGCCAAACAATTCGGTTTCCAAGCAGTCGAATCGGCAGCCGCAGGCTTCACGCTAACATCGTTTAAACATCTGCCCGCATCCGCCAGTAAACGCTTGCACGTGTACCTGGAGGGCGATGGCCGCCCCTGGGAACGCGGACTATTTCCCACCGCAGACCCGACTACCCGCGCATCGGCAATACTGAAATTGATGGCTTTAGACCCCGAGCCGGCGCTATATCTAGGACGGCCTTGTTATAACGGCCATGCCGGCGACCAAGGATGCACCCATAATTTATGGACTAGCGCGCGCTATGGCGAACGCGTGGTAACGTCCATGACCCAAGCCATCATTAATTTTTGCGACCAACATGGCTACCAAGAAATTGTGTTGATCGGCCACAGCGGTGGTGGCACCCTGGCCTTACTAATGGCGGAAAGACTGCCGCAAACCGTCGCCGTGGTGACGCTGGCTGGCAATTACGACATCGACATATGGGCCGATCATCACGGTTATCAACGCTTGAGCGAATCTTTGAATCCGGCAACCTACAACAACGCTGGCATTCCGGAATGGCATTTATTGGGCAAGCGCGATAGCAATATTCCGCCAGATTTGTTCCAAGAAGCTCTGCAGAGACGTCCCAACAGCCGCGTGCAAATCGTTGATGCCGATCATAGCCAGGGCTGGCAAGCCATTTGGCCGCAAGTGCTACAAGACTTGGAACAACGGCGTTAG
- a CDS encoding glycosyltransferase family 4 protein: protein MDVGIVTTHVPPAKGYGGVSVTCGVLTKAWSERGHKMVLVAADESIGSRLRAEDVKLGEQVDVRLYNCYGFRRWGFGLGAIPAIFKLCWQAPRLYIHGIATWPSTLAALFCVLLRRPFMVAVHGGLMPEHVELIQARKPHKWLFYKWLTFPTLRRAIAVHCTSDTEVEGVSKVLGNTARILLVPNGIDSREFQVEDYPAGEGKQWCFLGHVQQEKGINAFIRAWLQTRRPADRLVVAGRSVDGGYFDEFQDLLARAEGAISYKGYLPADEVKDLLAESHFLVLPSGLEQAGGMRENFGNVVAEAMAAGRPVMVAKGLAWDHLQAQGAGLVFERNEESVRSALRQAQALDRKGWEQMSANGRRYVEQQLDPVKLGDQVWRALTEPGQANLPQSLVEGSSYE from the coding sequence ATGGATGTAGGTATTGTCACGACGCATGTACCGCCGGCTAAAGGCTATGGTGGAGTATCGGTGACCTGCGGTGTATTAACCAAAGCCTGGTCGGAACGCGGTCATAAGATGGTGCTGGTCGCCGCCGACGAATCGATAGGCAGCCGTTTACGCGCCGAGGACGTGAAACTGGGCGAGCAAGTGGATGTTAGGCTTTACAACTGCTACGGCTTTCGGCGCTGGGGTTTCGGTTTGGGGGCAATACCGGCGATATTCAAACTCTGCTGGCAGGCGCCACGACTGTATATCCACGGTATAGCCACCTGGCCGTCGACCTTGGCGGCGCTGTTTTGCGTGTTGTTGCGGCGGCCGTTTATGGTGGCGGTGCATGGCGGTTTGATGCCGGAGCATGTCGAACTGATCCAGGCCCGAAAACCGCATAAATGGTTGTTTTACAAATGGCTGACTTTCCCGACCCTGCGCCGGGCCATTGCGGTGCATTGCACCAGCGATACCGAAGTGGAAGGTGTCAGCAAAGTGTTGGGTAATACTGCCCGAATTTTGTTGGTGCCGAACGGTATCGATAGCCGTGAATTTCAAGTCGAGGATTATCCGGCCGGTGAGGGCAAGCAATGGTGTTTTCTCGGTCATGTCCAGCAAGAAAAAGGCATCAATGCGTTTATTCGGGCTTGGCTGCAAACTCGGCGTCCGGCGGACCGGCTGGTGGTCGCCGGTCGTAGCGTCGATGGCGGCTATTTCGACGAGTTTCAGGATTTGCTGGCACGGGCGGAAGGCGCCATCAGTTATAAAGGTTATTTGCCGGCCGACGAAGTGAAGGATCTGTTGGCTGAAAGTCATTTTCTGGTGTTGCCGTCCGGTTTGGAACAAGCCGGCGGCATGCGCGAAAATTTCGGCAACGTGGTCGCGGAAGCGATGGCGGCGGGCCGGCCGGTGATGGTCGCCAAGGGCTTGGCTTGGGATCATCTGCAAGCGCAAGGCGCCGGCTTGGTATTCGAGCGCAACGAGGAATCGGTCCGTTCCGCGCTACGCCAAGCTCAAGCACTGGATCGCAAGGGCTGGGAACAAATGTCGGCGAACGGTCGTCGATATGTCGAGCAACAGCTCGATCCGGTGAAGTTAGGCGATCAAGTCTGGCGAGCGCTCACCGAGCCGGGGCAAGCGAATCTGCCGCAGTCTTTGGTCGAGGGTTCCAGTTATGAATAA
- a CDS encoding caspase family protein, with the protein MATQKALNRTLALAIGGILMSACARDVSQEEMAKATEGYIVADTSKLFVVDCLLPGQVRKLGSQMTYLSARRPIRTTAADCEVRGGEYVAYDRANYASALNIWLPKAQEGDAAAQLYVGEIFEKGLGTQADYKAAAQWYEKAANQGNSQAQLNLGHLYEKGLGVAEDKETALRWYRKSAGLDEAGIQFAPAVNAQAIANSEELATLRSEVAESRREAEQLREQLQSTRQQTLDQQESLRKAQDELEALRNKLQQQKSTSPGGSSDIELLEKQLHEKENQLKDQQAKLGSLTQSLSQERQRMKRELDVARQQSPSAKVVESKTNDIENRLNEKIETYQKQSAELTVWLTSPDKLDRNQVELRKQALQQQAKDIATLKEKLQQQSANLVASGNGPNIELLEPAVTVTRGIPSIQFGLGENSKRIVGKVDASTGLNRVLLNDKAIKVDANGRFETNVSLQGEETLIRIVATDKRNQSSDLSLRLLASGNSAPEVFPSGNGSELKRSGNIQFGKFYAIIIGNNEYGAYPSLKTPIADAKSLELLLRERYGFKTKLLINANRHAIMSAFNELNQKLTDQDNLLVYYAGHGEIDKKSQTAYWLPVDSETGNSANWISSQSITEFLSIMPARHIMVVADSCYSGALTGSAVAKLPDGMDDAKRERWLKAMNSRKARTVLTSGGVKPVMDQGGGEHSVFANAFLKVLRGNKRIIEDYDIFRDVANQVRASASRGGFEQIPQYAPLQHAGHEGSPFFFVPEV; encoded by the coding sequence ATGGCTACACAAAAAGCATTGAATCGTACGTTAGCATTGGCAATTGGCGGTATTTTAATGTCAGCTTGCGCCCGCGACGTCAGCCAGGAAGAAATGGCCAAGGCCACCGAAGGCTACATCGTGGCCGACACCAGCAAACTGTTCGTGGTCGACTGCCTGCTACCGGGCCAGGTGCGCAAACTCGGCTCGCAGATGACCTATCTCAGCGCTCGCCGGCCGATCCGCACCACGGCCGCCGATTGCGAAGTGCGCGGCGGCGAATATGTGGCTTACGACCGCGCCAACTATGCCAGCGCACTGAATATCTGGCTACCCAAGGCACAGGAAGGCGATGCCGCCGCCCAACTGTATGTCGGCGAGATTTTCGAAAAAGGCTTGGGCACGCAAGCGGATTACAAAGCCGCCGCGCAGTGGTACGAAAAAGCCGCCAATCAAGGCAATTCTCAAGCACAATTGAACCTGGGCCATCTCTACGAAAAGGGCTTGGGCGTTGCCGAAGACAAAGAAACCGCTTTGCGGTGGTATCGCAAATCGGCCGGTCTGGATGAAGCCGGCATCCAATTCGCCCCGGCCGTAAACGCCCAAGCCATCGCCAACAGCGAAGAACTGGCGACCTTGCGCAGCGAAGTAGCCGAATCGCGCCGCGAAGCGGAGCAGCTGCGCGAACAACTGCAAAGCACCCGTCAGCAAACCCTGGATCAACAGGAAAGTTTACGCAAGGCTCAAGATGAGTTGGAAGCCTTGCGTAACAAACTGCAACAACAAAAATCCACTAGCCCCGGCGGCTCCAGCGACATCGAGTTGCTGGAAAAACAATTGCACGAAAAAGAAAACCAATTAAAAGATCAACAAGCGAAATTAGGCTCATTGACGCAGTCGTTGAGTCAGGAAAGACAACGGATGAAGCGCGAGCTGGACGTGGCGCGCCAGCAAAGCCCGAGCGCTAAGGTCGTCGAAAGCAAAACCAACGACATCGAAAATCGCCTGAACGAAAAAATCGAAACCTATCAAAAACAATCGGCGGAACTGACCGTTTGGCTGACGTCGCCGGACAAACTGGATAGAAACCAGGTCGAGCTGCGCAAGCAGGCTTTACAGCAGCAAGCCAAAGACATCGCCACGCTGAAAGAAAAGCTGCAACAACAATCGGCCAATCTGGTGGCCTCCGGCAATGGACCAAACATCGAATTACTGGAACCCGCCGTTACCGTGACGCGCGGCATCCCCAGCATTCAGTTTGGCCTAGGCGAGAATAGCAAACGCATCGTCGGTAAAGTCGATGCATCGACCGGCCTTAACCGTGTGTTGCTGAACGATAAAGCCATCAAAGTCGATGCCAATGGCCGCTTCGAAACCAATGTCAGCCTGCAAGGCGAGGAAACCCTGATACGGATCGTTGCCACCGACAAACGCAATCAAAGCAGCGACTTAAGCCTGCGCTTATTGGCGTCCGGCAACTCGGCACCGGAAGTCTTTCCAAGCGGCAACGGTAGCGAGCTTAAACGCTCGGGCAATATTCAGTTCGGCAAATTTTATGCAATCATCATCGGCAACAACGAATACGGCGCTTATCCGTCCTTAAAAACGCCGATCGCCGACGCCAAAAGCCTGGAATTGCTGCTACGCGAACGCTACGGCTTTAAAACCAAATTGCTGATCAACGCCAACCGCCACGCGATCATGTCGGCTTTTAACGAATTGAATCAAAAACTCACCGACCAGGACAACTTGTTGGTCTATTACGCCGGCCACGGCGAGATCGACAAGAAAAGCCAGACCGCTTACTGGCTGCCGGTAGACTCGGAAACCGGCAATAGCGCCAACTGGATCTCCAGCCAGAGTATCACCGAATTTTTGAGCATCATGCCGGCCAGACATATTATGGTGGTGGCGGATTCCTGCTACTCCGGCGCGTTGACCGGTTCGGCGGTAGCCAAGCTGCCGGACGGCATGGACGACGCCAAGCGCGAGCGCTGGTTAAAAGCCATGAACAGCCGTAAGGCCCGCACCGTACTGACTTCTGGCGGCGTCAAGCCCGTGATGGATCAAGGCGGCGGCGAACATTCGGTATTTGCCAATGCGTTTTTAAAAGTATTGCGCGGCAATAAGCGGATTATCGAAGACTACGATATTTTCCGGGATGTGGCGAATCAAGTGCGGGCTTCGGCGTCGCGCGGCGGTTTCGAACAGATTCCGCAATACGCACCCTTGCAACATGCCGGCCACGAAGGCAGCCCGTTCTTTTTTGTACCGGAAGTTTGA
- a CDS encoding serine/threonine-protein kinase: MSRFELALKAFQQAQIAYADLLAVARDVTNQSSHVTDAARQLLEAEYRSGTLGVDIYRGLQSVLQDETRIVSDETKIAQIAHAAVPGDVTSVVPVPEPAKPATQTPTLTTESLLNGLDPTLPRTELAVGSTLKNRFVLEELLGVGGMGMVFKATDLRKVEASDKEPFVALKVLNQDFQFNPMALVALQRETKRAQTLSHPNIIKVYDFDRDGAHVFMSMEYLQGRPLSHLIRDHADNGMSFKKAWPIIHAMAEALEHAHKKNIVHSDFKPGNVFIGDDGEIRVLDFGIACAIGRTEKDGHDATIFNARALGAMTPAYASLEQLQNREPDPRDDIYALACITYELLSGKHPFGRLSAEKALEVNLQPKAIAKLDRRQWKGLQKALAFKQAQRCASIAEFLAAIGPRSSVFYGLWVAGGLVACLVALNVYWTMNETRINAEDVKVAIELSPEQLQKIKDFLELADIHFDVGYLTAPTGSNAFWAYQEVLKIDPYNKDAIAGINKIADTLEQQAWEFYEKNDRSEALKKVQEGLEVNPVHKGLQSLRDKLRFN; the protein is encoded by the coding sequence ATGTCCAGATTCGAGCTCGCATTGAAAGCCTTTCAGCAGGCTCAGATAGCCTATGCAGATTTATTGGCTGTCGCTCGTGATGTCACCAATCAGTCTAGCCATGTAACGGATGCTGCTCGGCAATTGTTGGAAGCCGAATACCGGAGTGGAACATTGGGTGTCGATATTTATCGCGGACTGCAATCGGTGTTACAGGACGAAACCAGGATCGTCAGCGACGAAACTAAAATTGCGCAGATCGCTCATGCTGCTGTTCCCGGCGATGTGACGAGTGTCGTGCCAGTACCCGAGCCGGCGAAGCCTGCGACGCAAACACCCACCTTGACCACCGAGTCCTTGTTGAATGGTCTCGATCCCACGCTACCGCGTACCGAGTTGGCCGTCGGCAGTACCTTGAAGAACCGCTTCGTGCTGGAAGAATTGCTCGGGGTCGGCGGTATGGGCATGGTGTTCAAGGCCACCGATTTGCGTAAAGTGGAAGCTTCCGATAAAGAACCGTTTGTGGCCTTGAAGGTGTTGAATCAGGATTTTCAATTCAATCCGATGGCCTTAGTGGCCTTGCAGCGCGAGACCAAGCGGGCGCAAACCCTTTCCCATCCCAATATCATCAAGGTATACGATTTCGATCGAGATGGCGCGCATGTCTTCATGTCGATGGAGTATTTGCAGGGTAGGCCGCTGAGCCATTTGATTCGCGATCATGCCGATAACGGGATGTCGTTCAAAAAAGCCTGGCCGATTATCCATGCGATGGCCGAAGCTTTGGAGCATGCGCATAAGAAAAATATCGTTCATTCCGATTTTAAGCCAGGTAACGTGTTTATCGGCGACGACGGCGAAATTCGCGTGTTGGACTTCGGCATCGCCTGCGCCATCGGCCGGACCGAGAAGGACGGCCACGATGCCACGATATTCAATGCGCGCGCGCTGGGGGCGATGACGCCGGCTTATGCCAGCTTGGAGCAATTGCAGAATAGAGAGCCCGATCCGCGCGACGATATTTATGCGCTAGCGTGCATCACTTACGAATTATTGAGCGGTAAGCATCCATTCGGTCGCTTATCAGCGGAAAAGGCCTTGGAAGTCAATTTACAGCCCAAGGCTATCGCCAAGCTTGATCGTCGGCAATGGAAAGGACTGCAAAAGGCGTTGGCCTTCAAACAAGCGCAACGCTGCGCGAGTATTGCCGAGTTTTTAGCGGCTATCGGTCCGCGCTCTTCGGTATTTTACGGCTTATGGGTGGCAGGGGGGCTGGTCGCGTGTTTGGTGGCGCTCAATGTTTATTGGACGATGAACGAAACCAGGATCAATGCCGAGGATGTAAAAGTCGCGATCGAATTGAGTCCGGAACAGTTGCAAAAAATCAAGGACTTCCTGGAATTGGCCGACATTCATTTTGATGTCGGTTATCTGACGGCGCCGACCGGCAGCAATGCGTTTTGGGCTTATCAGGAAGTTTTAAAAATCGATCCCTATAACAAGGATGCGATTGCCGGGATTAATAAAATCGCCGATACACTGGAGCAGCAGGCTTGGGAGTTCTATGAAAAGAATGATCGCTCCGAGGCCTTGAAAAAAGTGCAGGAAGGCTTGGAAGTTAATCCTGTGCATAAGGGCTTGCAGAGTTTGCGAGATAAGCTCAGATTCAATTAG
- a CDS encoding DVUA0089 family protein, with the protein MKSLFFFLSQPSKLAVDKTHRRSTLTASSFLALTLVSPFAIGLEIASGTFNITSSGAGSIGYLPFSLSQTTPVDIATSGPTMDPYIYLLSGTGSFTTNSVITANDDGCSQIDCGVAGISPDYNSLINDLTLSPGRYTVAVASYSFSASEAIAGTKLNSSTGNVLVIVGDSNLIIPGTGTGSGSARLISFAGSGGAVISESQIIESTSNTSATSLAINSLCASADSLAVISDCAAVASLSPAAQAEVVEQITPEEINAIAATTVATSRANFSNVLNRIAGLRAGNVGGINLGGNRVGAASSDELPEIFQRLGIYGNIDGSFGNRKRSVNEQGYNFDNQGVTIGADYAVTDNLFVGIAFNNAHNKADFSNRAGQLYTAAYTGSLYSTLNIQDFYVDALASVGGIDYESERTMSFFNTSAKGKSSGMQYASSLGAGYNHHIENLLVGPYIGFDYTKTEVDGYRESGGASFGASYDKQNIESVLTKAGARMSYAWSLPWGVIVPQVNAEWIHESSYNTQYSVVRFVQNGAGFTIRSDNPDRDYMQLGFNMAGQFAGGIAAFVSYNTVIDRENVTNHAFSSGLRMSF; encoded by the coding sequence ATGAAATCACTGTTTTTTTTTCTATCGCAACCCTCTAAACTTGCTGTCGACAAAACCCACAGACGCAGCACACTGACGGCAAGCTCATTTCTGGCGCTAACGCTGGTCTCACCATTTGCCATCGGCCTGGAAATTGCGAGTGGAACATTCAACATCACCAGCTCCGGTGCCGGATCGATCGGTTATCTGCCGTTTTCTCTATCGCAAACCACACCAGTCGATATTGCTACTAGCGGTCCGACGATGGACCCTTACATTTATCTATTAAGCGGTACCGGAAGTTTTACGACCAATTCGGTGATTACCGCGAATGACGACGGCTGTAGCCAGATCGATTGCGGTGTTGCAGGCATTAGTCCAGATTACAACTCGTTGATTAACGATTTAACCCTATCGCCTGGGCGCTACACCGTGGCTGTTGCGAGTTACAGTTTCTCCGCCTCCGAGGCCATTGCCGGCACAAAGCTTAATAGCTCAACCGGCAATGTGTTAGTCATTGTCGGAGACTCCAATCTTATTATTCCGGGCACAGGCACCGGCTCCGGCAGTGCCAGGTTGATTAGCTTTGCCGGTAGCGGCGGCGCGGTCATTTCCGAATCGCAAATCATCGAATCGACATCCAACACCTCTGCCACATCGCTGGCAATCAACAGTTTGTGCGCATCCGCCGATAGCTTAGCGGTAATAAGCGATTGTGCGGCCGTCGCCAGCCTCAGCCCAGCGGCGCAAGCCGAAGTCGTAGAACAAATCACGCCGGAAGAAATCAATGCAATTGCCGCCACGACGGTTGCCACCTCGCGCGCGAATTTCAGCAATGTCCTGAATCGCATCGCCGGACTGAGAGCCGGTAATGTGGGCGGCATCAACCTCGGTGGAAACAGAGTCGGCGCGGCCAGCTCTGACGAGCTACCCGAAATTTTCCAGCGTTTGGGCATATACGGCAATATCGACGGCAGCTTCGGCAACCGGAAAAGGTCGGTCAACGAGCAAGGTTACAATTTCGACAATCAAGGCGTAACAATCGGCGCGGACTATGCCGTCACCGATAACTTGTTTGTGGGGATTGCGTTTAATAACGCCCATAACAAAGCGGATTTCAGCAACCGGGCCGGACAGCTTTACACAGCAGCCTATACAGGCTCCCTATACAGCACGTTGAATATTCAGGATTTTTATGTCGACGCGCTAGCCAGCGTCGGCGGTATCGATTACGAATCCGAGCGGACGATGAGCTTTTTCAATACCTCGGCCAAAGGCAAGTCCTCCGGCATGCAATATGCCTCCAGTCTAGGCGCGGGTTACAATCATCACATCGAGAACCTGTTAGTCGGCCCCTATATCGGTTTTGACTATACCAAAACCGAAGTCGACGGTTACCGCGAATCGGGCGGTGCCAGTTTCGGGGCCAGCTACGATAAACAGAACATCGAATCCGTGCTCACCAAAGCCGGCGCCCGAATGTCTTACGCCTGGAGCCTGCCATGGGGCGTTATCGTGCCGCAAGTCAATGCCGAATGGATTCACGAATCCAGCTACAACACCCAATATAGCGTGGTGCGCTTCGTGCAAAATGGTGCCGGCTTCACCATTCGTTCCGACAATCCGGACCGCGATTACATGCAACTGGGATTCAATATGGCCGGACAATTTGCCGGCGGCATCGCTGCTTTTGTGTCGTACAACACGGTCATCGACAGGGAAAACGTGACTAACCACGCCTTTTCCAGTGGTTTGAGAATGTCGTTTTAA
- a CDS encoding PEP-CTERM/exosortase system-associated acyltransferase: protein MISEKHSFDSCFEVFLADTPESKQIHYNLRYQVYCDEMGYEDKDSFPDQMEFDEWDRHSVHFMVRHRYTGQWLGALRLVYQNQSVFPFESKCVTDEPILPEQYKNSIELSRLCVLREARRFAPRSYGQNGSFGEEAGKEASNIRYLHSLRNQSRSIMWGLIRAAVVYSAQNHLTQMYFLVAPALAYAVKKEGFEMRQVGDACDHRGQRIPYALDVEHILENPLWQKDYKNDFRCYSELTERVAAKRQWA, encoded by the coding sequence TTGATTTCTGAAAAGCATTCCTTCGACAGTTGTTTTGAGGTTTTTTTAGCTGATACGCCTGAAAGCAAGCAAATTCATTATAACCTGCGTTATCAAGTCTATTGTGATGAGATGGGTTATGAGGATAAAGACAGTTTTCCCGATCAAATGGAATTTGACGAATGGGATCGTCATTCGGTGCATTTTATGGTTCGGCACCGATATACCGGCCAATGGCTAGGCGCGTTGAGACTGGTCTATCAGAACCAGTCGGTTTTTCCGTTCGAAAGCAAATGCGTCACCGATGAACCGATTTTGCCGGAACAATATAAGAATTCAATCGAATTATCTAGATTGTGCGTGCTCAGAGAGGCTCGGCGATTTGCGCCCCGCAGTTACGGACAGAACGGATCCTTCGGAGAAGAGGCAGGCAAGGAAGCCAGCAATATTCGTTATCTGCACAGCCTCAGGAATCAGAGTCGCAGCATTATGTGGGGCTTGATTCGAGCGGCCGTTGTCTATTCGGCACAAAACCATCTTACGCAGATGTACTTTCTGGTTGCGCCAGCTTTGGCTTATGCTGTCAAAAAAGAAGGGTTTGAAATGCGCCAAGTCGGTGATGCTTGCGACCACCGTGGGCAACGGATTCCCTATGCCTTGGATGTCGAGCATATTCTCGAGAATCCTTTATGGCAAAAGGACTATAAAAATGATTTCCGTTGTTACTCCGAGTTGACCGAGCGAGTGGCGGCTAAACGGCAATGGGCATAA